The Zingiber officinale cultivar Zhangliang chromosome 2A, Zo_v1.1, whole genome shotgun sequence genomic sequence CAATGTTGGAGCTTTTGAGTAAACCCATTTTGTTAGACGCTCTATCTAGTCAACTTACTACCTTTGAACAACTGTTGTGGAGCTGATCTATGAACTGTTCATTTAGTTTTCCTACTATTAACATCTGTTGGGTTCCTTGTTTCACCTCTTGTTATCCTTTGTTTTTAACACTTGTATCTctatactttaaaaaaaaaaaagcaaaacaaGAGTGATAACTTGCAAATCATTATGTTAATAATCAAACTTACCATGGATAATATAACGCTTTCAAGGGCTTGGCTATAAAGAAGCACTTCCTTGAAGTTCATAGTTTCATCCCCGAGGAAATATAAGATCTGCACAACCATATAGAAGAACCATCAATTTTCATTCATTAGCTAATTTCAACAAATATTAAGTCCAAAGATGCATTTGGAAGCTCACTATATTAtcatctttgaaaaaaaaaaatcacagtaCAGAAAATTATCTCATATTCTAATGTAGAGcagaaaatttgtaaaaatattcATTATCAATTGAAAGGACAAAATGTGCATGACAGAGGGCAGTGAGGCATATTGAGCTGTGTGTTTCATGCCTAAGAATCTAATTCAGGAAGAGGATTCATGTACAAGAGTCAATTTTTGCCTTTTCAAACATCAGAATACTTGGTGCTAAAACAATTTTATCTAACCATCGAAACTTTTCCAGGATGTGAGTTGCTGTCAACAGATGACAGTGGCTGTTCCAACAGCTTATGATCGGTTGAATCTCCAATTACTCTTTCAATTTCTAGCAAAGAAAACAACCATGTTTGTAATAGCTGAACTCTCTCTATTCCCTTGCATGATACAGCAATGTCTTCCAATCTTTTCGCAGTCTGCTTGAAGCTTTGAGAGTTTttattaccctgcaaaataatGATGTTGCATTTCTTTAAATAATGCATCTATTCAAAGTCAACATTCTCAGACAAACCATCAAGACACAGAGAAGCCTCAATTGCATACTGGTAGGAACAAGCCTAGATAACGCTTGTTGCACTGTGATTTAATCCATGTTCAGTATTCATAATAAACAACAATAGCAAGGTTTTGATCAATTTATACAAGACTAATCACAATAATGATACAGTAAACTCAATACTATATACTTACATTCTTGATCATCCCTGTAATGCCACCAAATATAAAACCAGATCAAATCTAAATATTTACCTATCAAACTTTGACATGAAGAGAAGTGCTAAGCATCCATATAATATTCACTATTAAGTAGGTTCTTCAGGACTTCATTAtcggaaaaataaataaaattagatagCGGAGGTCAAGGCCAACAATGTAATGCCAGCAATTTAGAATCAATAAAGGGCGGGGTCTGGGAGGGGGAGAGTGTTACGATGCGGCTCTGGATGATCCTGGTCCCCCCGGCGACTGCCTGGCCGGCGTGCTGAACAACGGTGCCTGCGTAGTTCCTGACTGTGCGCGTGAGGTTGTTCTTGCCGCTGACCTCTACGGCCTTGTGTACGGCCGATCTCAGCCACGACATCGAGGGGGAGTAGGCAGATGAGAGGTCAGAATGGATCGGTGAAGAACGGATGGAAGATCGACGGAAAATCGCCCAAGTGGAGGAGGAAGAGATCGGGATTTGATGGATCGAAGTTCTCGAAGGAGGACGAAAAGGCCAGCGAGAGCGGTGGCGAGGCCGGGGTGGGACTTGGTAGCGCACCGCCGTGGTTTCCGGCCGTTCTATATATAGACACCTGAAACAAGTGGGCCCGGATGGCTGCAATGGACCGCACCATTCGCCAATAaggaaaatacttttaaaaaaatctttttaaaaattgtacttttaatatctaaaataattttgaaatatttttcacatagagctgaaattaaaatttaaaaagaaagaattcagaaatttagaaagaaattaaattaCTAATTCCatttaaattgagttttaaaaaatattaaaaatatataaatccaCTAACAGGAtctgagttttaaaaaatattaaagcatTGATAGTTTCTGATCCGGGCTACCGGTACGCaaataaaaattagttaaaataaattaaattcaaatcttaaatattatgtttttaaaaaaattattattattattttaatataatcgattttgattttaaaaatgcAGAATCAGTTAAACCGAACCGAAAAAAACTCATCACCGGCAGCCCCTCTCTCTCGTCTTGCATCACGTAGGAGGAGATCACCTTCAGTAGCCTGCGCTCCAACTCACAACGAAAGGAAGAATAGAGAAGGAGAAAGATTGCACAGGCTCTGGCTTTATATCTCAATAAAAACGAATTGGACAACAAAACATGCTCAATGAGAGATCATAAAAACATAGACAAAAGTAACAAGGAATAACTAGAAACATAGATCCATAAACCGAAGAAAAGAGAGAACAGATCAGCAGTTACACACAGCTTTGaaccaaaattaaaaattctcacaATGCGAACGATTCGATCCAGTTTTGATCTTAGTCTTTTCTCGACAACAGAGGGGTTTAGAGTGCGAGCAGATCTAACCACCGAAACCATAGAGAGTCCTTCCCTGCCTCTTGAGGGCGTAGACAACGTCCATGGCGGTGACGGTCTTCCTCCGGGCGTGCTCGGTGTAGGTCACGGCGTCTCGGATCACGTTCTCGAGAAAGATCTTCAGGACGCCGCGGGTCTCCTCGTAGATGAGGCCGCTAATGCGCTTCACGCCGCCTCTCCTCGCGAGACGCCGGATCGCCGGCTTGGTTATGCCCTGGATGTTGTCTCGGAGGACCTTGCGGTGGCGCTTCGCCCCGCCCTTGCCCAAACCCTTGCCGCCCTTTCCTCGTCCCGACATGCTTCAGAATCAAGCGCGATCGAAGGATTTCTGAAGCAAAACAGCTTTACACACGATAAATCAACGGGAAAATTGCTCGTGAGCAATTGAAACGAACGATCGATCGAAGTAGGAGAGAGGGCTGCGTCCTTACCTATGGACTGCGTTGTTGGCGGAGACAAAGCAATGCAGGAGAATTGGGTTGTTGCGGTACTTATAGCGATGAAGCGAAACCGCGGATCCCTGGTAGGGACTTGGAGGTGATTTGAACCGTTGATTACGGAAACATGGACGGCGGATGATAGGTAAAGGGAACTCCCACGGATAGCTAgagaattttatataaaaaaacgcTCAATTTTGTTTTTAATCCAAAATATCAACGGTAAATTacgaagaaaattttcaattatctGAATTACCTATCTTTATTATAAAATTACCAAATTAGGTACTTAATATCCATTTGACTCCTCCAGTCATTCCTATAGCAATCATTCGAacatatttttttaacataattaaaaaattctagatCAAAATTTCGATGCTCTCAATaagatatattaaattaatatttaaaaatataaatataatcaagagaattagacatAAACATATAATTATATAGAAAAGAGACGGATGACTCTCATATttagttaaaaaattaatattatatatttgaaaacTCTCATATCACTTTGATTGATCCAATCATTGTTCATTGCCAAAAAATAAAATGGATCGTGTGGTTAGAAACCTCATGACATAAATTATCCATTAGTATCACTTTTATTAGAAAATATCACGACTTGAAATattaagtattgaattttaaaaataaaatatataataataaatggatCAATTAAACCATAGGACATAAGTGAAGGCACTAAATTAAAATGGGGCATACAACCAAGAATGTTGGACTTCTTGGCCACTAGCTACAAGCACTTCCCGATTTACTGTGGTTACCGATAAGAAAATTTCGTGAAGCCAAGCCGATTACCCCTAGGGCTaatcaattaggctaattgagtttatTATTATCCTCCAGTCATTCCTATAGCAATCATTCGAacatatttttttaacataattaaaaaattctaggaTCAAAATTTCAATGCTCTCAAGAAGatatatcaaattaatatttaaaaatataaatataatcaagagaattagacatAAAGATATAACTGTATAGAAAATAGGCAGATGACTCTCATATttagttaaaaaattaatattatatatttgaaaacTCTCATATCACTTTGATTGATCCAATCATTGTTCATTGTCAAAAAATGAAATGGATCGTGTGGTTAGAAAGCTCATGACATAAATTATCCATCGGTATCACTTTTATTAGAAAATATACTTGAAATattaagtattgaattttaaaaataaaatatataataataaatagatcAATTAAACCATAGGACATAAGTGAaggcattaaattaaaattgaatcgcTATGAcgaatttatagaaatttattttcaaatgggACATACAACCAAGAATGTTGGGCTTCTTGGCCACCAGCTacaagcgcttcccgatttaccgtGGTTATCGATAAGAAAATTTCGTGAAGTCGAGCCGATTACCCCTAGGGCTaatcaattaggctaattgagtttattattatttttcaattaaaACTGAATCGGAtttaaactaaatctaattgGTAGGTGTGAATATAAGGATTATGTTGGCTTAAATTCGGATTGATTCGGAGTTGATTTGGTTAAGTCATATATGAACCAAGTTTAAGATTTAAGGATTTAAAatgaattaggatatttttagaGAACACCTTCTATGTCatttttttctcttccttttcttcgtaCTCACGTAATCACGTTGCAATCCTGTCATACTATATGTCACACCTTTGCCTgtctctctcttttatttttcacttcatctttttccttatttacttcttctctttctcttctccaacgGTAGTAAACCTATAACTTTTTCTTCTAAGTACaaagttctctttttttctcatttccCTTCTCCAACAAGTAAGAAATGCAACACCTGCTATCTTCTAGCAACAAGAGCAAACTTcagcttttgcttcttcttcctcttctcgtgTTCTTTGGGGTTTTATTGGCACCGCAAGAATAGTCATATTTTGCCTTGCCTTCCTCTTTTTGTGTCATTGCAGAACTAACCAAAACTAGTCGAGGTTGCTAATGAAGAAGGTAAAGctttcctcttttgcttcctcctctctatcttatcttttttatttttctcaaaagcaaTGGTCTTTGAAGAGTAGTAAGTTATCCCTTTCTTCTTTTATGTTTCATTAATTGAATAAGAGTTGTAAAGtataaaactttattttattagGTTGCTAGTTAGGATGATTATTTAGatcacaatgaagatctcatacgtAAAAATGTTAAATATTATGAGAAAATGATATCacaaatgatttttcaattttgagTGATAGATAAGTTTTGTAGATCGATGGATCCATGTTTCAACTAGAACTAAGGGTTATAGTCAAAATATTCAAATTTAAGTTCGTTTCAACCTCTTTAAATTCGAAATTTAGCTTTTAGATGGTGAAAATTAATCAACActaatatttagaatttttaaaaattgcccCTTGGTTGAAAATCCTAGCTACGACACTGACTATACTAGCACATAGACCTAGAGAACTAGAATTTGTTGGGACACTTCGGAGCTAGAGAGGGAGTGAATACCTCGCTCACTTCGAAAGATGATGATTGCAGCGGAATACTTAAAGCAAGCTCTTCCAATGCTAACCAGATGAATTTACTTATTATCCACCTCAaacgagatgactaatccaaggatctgaccccctctctcacacatccactatgaaAGAGCTCATTCTCGGAAATAATTCGGAGGCAGAAAAACGTCGTACAAGTTCACACACAAAGAAGATATAAGAAGAGAAAGATACAAGTtaatacaaatgaaatcttacaagatttacaatgataaaactctatcttggtcttgttaggatgtatactaaaagtttagcttttggtataaacatttatctaaaaataagaatcacattggtcaaatgtctacatttatgataaatgtagttgctcaattaatttatattgtagataacatggtgtgtggtgtcacacgcagaagatcatgttatcagttccttataaattataaacagtagctcacgaccgagatggaaaggaacaaaccattggaaggtcgtagtgtaattagatattagtttatcttaactatataattacactagtacactaagagtgtattgagtaggaccatttgaggtcgttccttttatactgactttatgaaggaacaaagacctcagttattatggaagtgtgtgatcttaatcctaatataataacaagcacatatatttgatatttatttctttaatttatcaatgtgtgagatttagttcgataaatcaataagcccgataagttgggaaatgatatcacttatagtgtgtgttgttgattatagaaggaaactgtgtcctagtgatctaggttgagaatgtccccaagaggagctcataaggattgtcatgttaaatcatgcaggtggacttagtccgacatgacgatgaagttgagtggtactactcttggagctagatattaattaagtgagttgtcagtaacttacttaattagtggacatttgttatcttaaacacagggagactaacacactcataataagaaggagcccaaaatgtaatttggaattagtgcgggttcaataatagttctctagtggaatgaattattattgataaaattaagttgtgtgtttggggcgaacacgggatgcttaattttatcgggagaccaaaaccaattcctcctctcggaccCTATCATAGCCtgttaattatagagtactatacccacatatactcaccttcttacccatcccataggggccgaccaagctagcttggagaccaagctagggccggccaaagtttggttcatgggtgcttcaaggtggtcggccctagcttgggttcaagcttggtgtggccggcccaaattaaaataaaaggatttttatttttaaaaatttttcttatgtggataacatgatttaaaagagagtttaaaaatttaaatctttccttttataagattctacaaaaaattaagagaagagttaaatctctttccttatttgtagattaaaaggttgattttatttttggtaaaaactttcttttttaaccatgttcatgatttaaaagaaagtttaaaaaattaataattctcttttattagtttttacaaaagattaagaaaagatttgatatctttccttatttgtagattgaaaggagattttaatttttaagataactttccggaaattatccacatgtttaaagaaatatttaatttataaaattttcttttattaaccaatcatgaagggataaaaattattggagaattttttaaattttctggaaacaaattaggaaggttttaattcttgattgaattaaatttcctttgcttaattggtgtggccgaccatgttgaagaaaatttgattttatatcaattaaatttatttttcatggcaaaggaattaaggaagttttttttattaaaatttccttatttgccaaaaccaaagattataaaagagggggtagaggtgccttcgtgacaagaactctattctattttctccctctttttcttccttggtgtggccggccatcctctcctc encodes the following:
- the LOC122044348 gene encoding histone H4; the protein is MSGRGKGGKGLGKGGAKRHRKVLRDNIQGITKPAIRRLARRGGVKRISGLIYEETRGVLKIFLENVIRDAVTYTEHARRKTVTAMDVVYALKRQGRTLYGFGG